The following are encoded in a window of Methanofastidiosum sp. genomic DNA:
- a CDS encoding tRNA-guanine transglycosylase: MEAISRIKTAHGDIKTPALLPVCALTYGVWDVFIEERVIPPWKLSEATLFSLEYVRNTKYEEKVVNGFHRLFKEKKPIFVDSGGFQSMKKGIERDPIDVLRFQEKLKADVAATFDYPVPLNVERAEYMQMLQKSIDSANLTLQNKEREEMLLYSCVHGFSKEEVDWYFSKLRGGFDGYAMGSLVPRKNDYKTLIEIIHRAKMHAHEREKPLHIFGVTGFPMLYALSYMGVETMDSWTYLVASIYKEYIHPETLKRVRMRKTGSIPECDCFICKELGMEDFLGATSVPQAYLAIHNLNIFMREMKLIKEHMDENSFEELVQRKSKQNIRIKKVYDYAKEHMKNNVL; encoded by the coding sequence ATGGAAGCAATTTCTAGGATTAAGACAGCTCATGGAGACATCAAAACACCTGCGCTCCTCCCTGTCTGCGCACTTACCTATGGCGTCTGGGACGTTTTTATTGAAGAGAGAGTCATTCCCCCCTGGAAACTTTCTGAGGCCACACTTTTCTCTTTAGAGTATGTGAGAAACACAAAATATGAGGAAAAGGTCGTAAACGGGTTTCACAGGCTGTTTAAAGAAAAAAAGCCGATATTTGTTGATTCGGGCGGATTTCAATCAATGAAGAAAGGAATTGAGAGGGATCCTATTGATGTGCTTAGATTTCAGGAAAAGCTCAAAGCAGATGTTGCTGCAACATTTGATTATCCTGTGCCACTGAATGTTGAAAGGGCAGAGTATATGCAGATGCTTCAGAAGAGTATTGACAGTGCGAATCTAACCCTTCAAAATAAAGAGAGAGAAGAGATGCTCCTATATTCATGTGTGCACGGATTTTCTAAAGAAGAGGTCGACTGGTACTTTTCAAAGCTTCGTGGTGGTTTTGACGGCTATGCGATGGGATCACTTGTCCCAAGAAAAAATGACTATAAGACCCTTATTGAGATTATCCATAGGGCCAAAATGCACGCTCATGAGCGAGAAAAGCCTCTCCATATTTTTGGGGTCACTGGGTTTCCAATGTTATATGCCTTGAGTTATATGGGTGTTGAGACCATGGATTCGTGGACATACCTTGTTGCATCAATTTACAAGGAATACATACATCCAGAAACTTTAAAGAGAGTCAGGATGAGAAAAACTGGGAGTATCCCTGAATGCGATTGCTTTATCTGCAAGGAGCTTGGGATGGAAGATTTTTTGGGAGCTACAAGTGTTCCCCAGGCTTATCTTGCAATTCATAATTTGAATATCTTCATGCGTGAGATGAAACTGATAAAAGAGCACATGGATGAGAACAGCTTTGAAGAGCTAGTTCAACGTAAAAGTAAACAAAACATTCGAATAAAAAAAGTTTATGATTATGCTAAAGAACATATGAAAAACAATGTCTTATAG